In Halorhabdus tiamatea SARL4B, a genomic segment contains:
- the nreA gene encoding DNA repair protein NreA, with protein sequence MRLDDYIEGFERDEAAEKRRLAEEKSYAITDHLEDVERQLEETLQGDALFGSTAPEIFVGRSGYPNVSSGVLSPVADEQDPTDFATSGQWYANGLGIEDVLQRRTGLLNSQRSAKVDVNDVWDGFVGTQREVAIADRPVDVEIGLDGTPDFDLTTDDISTPTGPRARATEATLAENPHVPRPVEKTLEDDDWRAEGAMTYLYRKGFDVYDVNTILSAGALGQGRNRRLVPTRWSITAVDDTVGQYLHGGIRNANTIDETQVWYNEYMGNRYWIILTPGDWEFELVEMKAPESVWNPLGETHYLASAHEGYGGRSSYVEETAGAYYASRLGVLEHLVDIDRQAKCLVLREVTDDYWAPVGVWQVREGVRNAFEDPEGLPDTLSGRYGEAGSFRDAVTSVTEQLPVSLTALRRKSEMVAGLQATLSDF encoded by the coding sequence ATGCGGCTCGACGACTATATCGAAGGCTTCGAGCGCGACGAGGCCGCCGAGAAGCGCCGCCTCGCCGAGGAGAAGTCCTATGCGATCACCGATCACCTCGAAGACGTCGAGCGACAGCTCGAGGAGACCCTCCAGGGCGACGCGCTCTTTGGCTCGACCGCGCCCGAGATCTTCGTCGGGCGCTCGGGCTACCCGAACGTCTCCTCCGGCGTGCTCTCGCCGGTCGCCGACGAGCAGGACCCCACCGACTTTGCGACCAGCGGCCAGTGGTACGCCAACGGCCTGGGGATCGAGGACGTCCTCCAGCGCCGGACGGGCCTGCTGAACTCCCAGCGCTCGGCGAAGGTGGACGTCAACGACGTCTGGGATGGGTTCGTCGGCACCCAGCGCGAGGTCGCGATCGCCGACCGGCCCGTCGATGTCGAGATCGGGCTGGACGGAACGCCCGATTTCGACCTGACCACTGACGACATCTCCACGCCCACGGGCCCGCGGGCGCGGGCGACCGAAGCCACGCTCGCCGAGAATCCTCACGTGCCACGCCCGGTCGAGAAGACCCTCGAGGACGACGACTGGCGCGCGGAGGGCGCGATGACCTACCTCTACCGGAAGGGCTTCGACGTCTACGATGTCAACACCATCCTCTCGGCGGGCGCGCTCGGACAGGGCCGAAACCGGCGACTCGTCCCGACGCGGTGGTCGATCACCGCCGTCGACGACACGGTCGGGCAGTATCTCCACGGGGGGATCCGCAACGCGAACACCATCGACGAGACCCAGGTCTGGTACAACGAATACATGGGCAATCGCTACTGGATCATCCTCACGCCGGGCGACTGGGAGTTCGAACTCGTCGAGATGAAAGCCCCCGAGAGCGTCTGGAACCCCCTCGGCGAGACCCACTACCTCGCCAGCGCCCACGAGGGCTACGGGGGGCGATCGAGTTACGTCGAGGAAACCGCCGGGGCGTACTACGCCTCGCGACTCGGCGTCCTTGAGCACCTCGTCGACATCGATCGACAGGCCAAGTGTCTCGTCCTTCGGGAGGTGACCGACGACTACTGGGCCCCGGTCGGCGTCTGGCAGGTCCGTGAGGGCGTCCGCAATGCTTTCGAGGATCCGGAGGGCCTCCCCGACACGCTTTCGGGCCGATACGGCGAGGCCGGAAGTTTCCGCGACGCCGTGACGAGCGTGACCGAGCAACTACCCGTGTCGCTGACGGCACTGCGCCGGAAGTCAGAGATGGTGGCCGGCCTTCAGGCGACGCTGTCTGACTTCTGA